A DNA window from Novosphingobium sp. RL4 contains the following coding sequences:
- a CDS encoding ATPase: MKQIALPLSAASDSPPRIVVGSANAQAIDALLEPGAWPFRSAILSGPPRSGKSLLARWFVEAGHGDALDDADRMEEDVIFHSWNRAQETGRPLLIVSSRRRGSGEGRWQVSLPDLGSRLGAALELEIVEPDDEMLAALIEIHAQMRALNLDPTAIDYLVPRVVRSHLGVENLVTAIDRLSLERKQPPTLAIWRDALIETKGGDSKTT, translated from the coding sequence ATGAAGCAGATCGCCCTCCCACTGTCTGCCGCGAGCGACAGCCCGCCGCGCATTGTCGTCGGCAGTGCCAACGCACAGGCGATCGACGCCTTGCTTGAGCCGGGTGCATGGCCGTTCCGCAGCGCGATCCTTTCCGGTCCTCCGCGTTCGGGCAAATCCCTGCTGGCACGCTGGTTCGTCGAGGCCGGTCACGGCGATGCGCTGGATGATGCCGACCGGATGGAGGAGGACGTGATCTTCCACAGCTGGAACCGTGCGCAGGAAACCGGACGTCCGTTGCTGATCGTCTCCAGTCGCCGCCGCGGCAGCGGGGAAGGGCGCTGGCAGGTCAGTCTCCCGGACCTGGGATCCCGGCTTGGCGCCGCCCTGGAACTGGAGATCGTCGAGCCGGACGACGAGATGCTGGCCGCCCTGATCGAGATCCACGCCCAGATGCGCGCACTCAATCTCGATCCCACTGCGATCGACTACCTTGTACCGCGCGTCGTGCGTAGCCATCTGGGCGTCGAAAATCTGGTCACTGCCATTGATCGGCTCAGTCTGGAACGCAAGCAGCCGCCTACTCTGGCGATCTGGCGCGACGCTCTGATCGAGACTAAAGGCGGCGACTCGAAGACCACTTGA
- the epsC gene encoding serine O-acetyltransferase EpsC, with the protein MLGNLVRYLDSVVARDPAPRSRWEVLLYPGVWALFFHKIAHRLFRADLFFLARVVNHISRFLTAIDIHPGATIGKNFFIDHGFTVIGETAEIGDNVTIYQCVTLGGSNPTNGKGGKRHPTLLDNVIVGSGAQIIGPVTVGRRARVGASAVVTEDVPEGATMIGVKARSTLVKAETYAKDFMPYGTPCKEPCEPVGNQRIDELEEQIAALRAQVAELMHAREDEPQAEPAVKGV; encoded by the coding sequence ATGCTGGGTAATCTTGTCCGCTACCTGGACTCCGTCGTCGCGCGTGACCCTGCGCCGCGTTCACGCTGGGAAGTCCTGCTCTATCCGGGCGTGTGGGCGCTGTTCTTTCACAAGATCGCGCATCGCCTGTTCCGTGCGGACCTGTTCTTCCTGGCCCGCGTGGTGAATCACATCTCCCGCTTCCTGACCGCGATCGACATTCATCCCGGCGCCACCATCGGGAAGAACTTCTTCATCGACCATGGCTTCACCGTCATCGGAGAAACCGCCGAGATCGGCGACAATGTGACGATCTACCAGTGCGTCACGCTGGGCGGTTCCAACCCCACCAACGGCAAGGGCGGCAAACGCCACCCGACTTTGCTCGACAATGTTATCGTAGGCTCCGGCGCGCAGATCATCGGCCCGGTAACGGTGGGCAGGCGCGCACGTGTCGGCGCCAGTGCCGTCGTGACCGAGGACGTGCCCGAAGGCGCGACCATGATCGGCGTCAAGGCGCGCTCCACGCTGGTGAAGGCGGAAACTTACGCCAAGGACTTCATGCCTTATGGCACGCCCTGCAAGGAACCCTGCGAGCCGGTGGGCAACCAGCGGATCGACGAGCTGGAGGAGCAGATTGCCGCCCTGCGCGCGCAAGTGGCTGAATTGATGCATGCGCGCGAAGATGAGCCGCAGGCCGAGCCGGCCGTGAAGGGCGTCTGA
- a CDS encoding DUF2794 domain-containing protein yields the protein MVSGPAGANSSTGSVLAFPGRTPLQIGFDRLELQRILDLYGRMVAAGMWRDYAMDFGKEAANFSAFRRAAERPQARIEKRPSLRAKQGMWTLFGEAGQILKRGHELAGVLSPLERKLLKVVED from the coding sequence ATGGTGTCAGGCCCCGCAGGCGCGAATTCCAGTACCGGCAGCGTCTTGGCCTTTCCCGGCCGCACGCCCTTGCAGATCGGGTTCGACCGGCTCGAACTCCAGCGCATTCTCGATCTTTACGGCCGCATGGTGGCAGCAGGCATGTGGCGCGATTATGCGATGGATTTCGGCAAGGAGGCCGCCAACTTCTCTGCCTTCCGCCGCGCTGCCGAGCGTCCGCAGGCCCGCATCGAGAAGCGCCCTTCGCTGCGTGCGAAACAGGGAATGTGGACACTGTTCGGCGAGGCCGGGCAAATCCTGAAGCGCGGACATGAATTGGCCGGCGTGCTCAGCCCGCTGGAGCGCAAGCTGCTGAAAGTGGTGGAAGACTGA
- a CDS encoding DUF4328 domain-containing protein — protein MPETALSDGIASLARRTLVVRVLLCCYIGTTGLTLAAIAASLASGAVPESPLAVFAATGTVAVLAVYLVCAVAVSLWIHRAHANLFAAGMEGLEFSPGWSVGYFFIPIACLFKPFEAMRALWNRSHLHGHDADQPTDPRLVVWWTCMIAGTVAGTLLSFSISAPPAGAVLTCIVYALRIVAAGSLLAIVNGVARAQEADLDMHHAFA, from the coding sequence ATGCCCGAAACCGCGCTTTCCGATGGAATCGCCTCGCTCGCCCGCCGTACGCTCGTGGTACGGGTTCTGCTGTGCTGCTACATCGGAACCACCGGGCTGACCCTCGCGGCCATCGCAGCTTCGCTCGCCAGCGGTGCCGTCCCGGAAAGCCCGCTGGCGGTTTTCGCCGCCACAGGTACCGTCGCCGTCCTGGCCGTCTATCTGGTCTGCGCAGTCGCGGTGTCGCTTTGGATCCACAGGGCCCATGCGAATCTCTTCGCGGCCGGGATGGAAGGCCTGGAATTCTCGCCCGGATGGTCCGTCGGCTACTTCTTCATTCCGATAGCCTGCCTGTTCAAGCCATTCGAAGCGATGAGAGCGTTGTGGAACCGGAGCCACCTGCATGGCCATGATGCAGACCAGCCTACCGATCCGCGCCTGGTCGTCTGGTGGACCTGCATGATCGCCGGTACTGTCGCAGGAACGCTCCTCTCATTCAGCATAAGCGCACCGCCGGCAGGCGCCGTGCTGACCTGCATCGTTTATGCCTTGCGAATTGTCGCCGCCGGATCCCTGCTTGCGATCGTCAACGGCGTCGCCCGCGCGCAGGAGGCGGATCTGGACATGCATCACGCATTCGCCTGA
- a CDS encoding DUF4328 domain-containing protein, which produces MRGHITPQANARLATYSVFTQLAAAAYVVALIIAIFALAWAEYRRQIGYIELGEPKMVPFVIAGLAIIAGLVTFVVAMIAFLLWFHKAIANLHAVGLAGLRARPVWSGASFFVPVAQLFVPFLAMRELWNRSHGEDEYQSRTGVTQVAIWWMSFVTGSLLVFFVTGLGLFNLVSPVKFISPSLLNLSLMLSGLVFWCVAAAGLVVILRAITLAQATLMDEKTVFA; this is translated from the coding sequence CTAACGCGCGGCTGGCGACTTATTCGGTCTTCACACAACTGGCAGCAGCAGCTTATGTCGTTGCCCTGATCATCGCGATTTTCGCGCTGGCCTGGGCCGAATACAGGCGGCAAATCGGCTATATCGAGCTCGGCGAGCCGAAGATGGTTCCCTTCGTGATCGCGGGCTTGGCGATTATCGCCGGTCTGGTCACTTTCGTCGTAGCCATGATCGCCTTCCTGCTCTGGTTTCACAAGGCCATCGCCAACCTCCATGCCGTAGGGCTCGCCGGCCTTCGCGCGCGGCCGGTCTGGTCCGGCGCCAGTTTCTTCGTTCCGGTGGCACAGCTCTTCGTGCCGTTCCTGGCCATGCGCGAACTGTGGAACCGCAGCCACGGAGAAGACGAGTACCAGTCGCGCACCGGCGTCACGCAAGTGGCGATCTGGTGGATGAGCTTCGTCACCGGTTCCTTGCTGGTGTTCTTCGTGACCGGCCTCGGGCTGTTCAACCTCGTTTCGCCCGTGAAATTCATCTCGCCCAGTCTGCTCAACCTTTCGCTCATGCTATCAGGGCTTGTCTTCTGGTGCGTGGCTGCTGCCGGCCTCGTGGTGATCCTGCGCGCAATCACCCTCGCGCAGGCCACGCTCATGGACGAAAAAACCGTCTTTGCCTGA